From Mus musculus strain C57BL/6J chromosome 8, GRCm38.p6 C57BL/6J, a single genomic window includes:
- the Defa-ps8 gene encoding neutrophil antibiotic peptide NP-2-like: protein MRMFTLLTTLLLLALHTQAGSHQGSSEEAPDQEQLVKEDQDISTSFGMDKCSTLQDADVKSDLICDCRLTDCCFGQRLSGASTYQGHTFQLCCHLALRT, encoded by the exons ATGAGGATGTTCACTCTGCTCACCACCCTTCTTCTGCTGGCCCTGCACACCCAGGCAGGATCTCACCAAGGAAGCAGTGAGGAGGCTCCAGACCAAGAACAGTTGGTCAAGGAGGACCAGGATATTTCCACATCATTTGGCATGGATAAATGCAGTACTCTCCAAGATG CAGATGTGAAGTCAGACTTGATCTGTGATTGTAGACTCACAGATTGTTGTTTTGGACAACGGCTTTCTGGAGCCAGCACTTAccagggccacaccttccaacTCTGTTGCCACTTAGCACTGAGAACATGA